A window from Tenacibaculum singaporense encodes these proteins:
- a CDS encoding NADP-dependent malic enzyme, producing MRDSRKRHEALLYHAKPKPGKIAVVPTKKYATQHDLSLAYSPGVAEPCLEIAKDKNNVYKYTSKSNLVAVISNGTAVLGLGDIGPEASKPVMEGKGLLFKIFADIDVFDIEVDATDVDKFVETVKAIAPTFGGINLEDIKAPEAFEIERRLKEELDIPVMHDDQHGTAIISAAALKNALEINEKDIKDVKIVVNGAGAAAISCTRLYLALGASRENVIMCDSKGVIRKDRDNLTSQKAEFATDQDVNTLEEAMLNADVFIGLSKGNVVSPEMLLSMAKNPIVFAMANPEPEIEYDLAIATRDDIIMATGRSDHPNQVNNVLGFPFIFRGALDVRAKKINEEMKMAAVHALADLAKQSVPEQVNIVYDEVSLSFGKEYIIPKPFDPRLIYEIPPAIAKAAMDSGVAQEPIDDWDKYREELMDRSGTGSKEVRLLHNRAKKNPKRLVFAEADHLDVLKAAQRVYEEKIGKPILLGRREIILELKTELGFDADVPIIDPKTDEEEGRRNRYAEIFWKSRQRKGVTFLEAQKWMRERNYFAAMMVNSGEADALITGYSRPYPSVVKPMLELIEKDQGVTRVAATNMMLTKQGPMFLADTTININPTAKDLAKITQLTSVLAKMFGMKPNVAMLGFSNFGSSKAESSTKIREAVSYIHRHYPNVVVDGELQADFALNPELLAKEFPFSKLNGKRANVLIFPNLESANITYKLMKAVDEVETIGPILLGMSKPVHILQLGASVDEMVNMAAVAVVDAQNKEMKAKTKVSQ from the coding sequence ATGAGAGATTCTAGAAAAAGGCATGAAGCACTACTTTATCATGCTAAGCCGAAGCCGGGAAAAATAGCAGTAGTACCTACCAAAAAATATGCAACTCAACACGATTTATCGTTAGCATATTCACCAGGAGTAGCAGAGCCTTGTTTAGAAATAGCAAAAGACAAAAACAACGTTTATAAATACACATCAAAAAGTAACTTAGTAGCTGTTATTTCAAATGGAACAGCAGTTTTAGGATTAGGAGATATTGGTCCTGAAGCATCCAAGCCTGTAATGGAAGGAAAAGGATTACTTTTTAAGATTTTTGCTGATATTGATGTTTTCGATATTGAAGTAGATGCAACTGATGTTGATAAATTTGTTGAAACAGTAAAAGCTATAGCTCCTACTTTTGGAGGAATTAACTTAGAAGATATTAAAGCTCCAGAAGCTTTTGAAATAGAAAGGCGATTGAAAGAGGAATTAGATATTCCGGTAATGCACGATGATCAGCATGGTACAGCAATTATTTCAGCCGCAGCCTTAAAAAATGCTTTAGAAATTAATGAAAAGGATATTAAGGATGTAAAAATTGTTGTGAACGGAGCAGGAGCTGCAGCAATATCATGTACGCGTTTGTATCTAGCTTTAGGTGCGAGTCGTGAAAACGTAATTATGTGTGATAGTAAAGGGGTTATCAGAAAAGATAGAGATAATCTAACATCACAAAAAGCGGAATTTGCTACAGATCAAGATGTAAACACTTTAGAAGAAGCAATGTTAAATGCCGATGTGTTTATTGGTTTGTCAAAAGGAAATGTGGTATCTCCTGAAATGCTATTATCAATGGCGAAAAACCCAATTGTTTTTGCGATGGCAAACCCAGAACCAGAAATTGAGTATGATTTAGCTATTGCGACAAGAGACGACATTATTATGGCAACAGGAAGATCAGATCACCCTAATCAGGTGAATAATGTATTAGGTTTTCCTTTTATTTTTCGTGGAGCATTAGATGTACGCGCAAAAAAAATTAACGAAGAAATGAAGATGGCTGCTGTACATGCATTAGCAGATTTAGCAAAACAATCAGTGCCAGAACAGGTAAATATTGTATATGATGAAGTAAGCCTTTCTTTTGGAAAAGAATATATTATACCTAAACCATTTGATCCAAGATTAATTTATGAAATTCCACCAGCAATTGCAAAAGCTGCGATGGACTCAGGAGTAGCTCAAGAACCTATTGATGATTGGGATAAGTATCGTGAGGAGTTGATGGATCGTTCAGGAACAGGAAGTAAAGAAGTACGACTACTACATAACAGAGCTAAAAAGAATCCTAAGAGATTAGTGTTTGCTGAAGCAGATCATTTAGATGTATTAAAAGCAGCACAGAGAGTATATGAGGAAAAAATTGGAAAACCGATTTTATTAGGAAGAAGAGAAATTATTTTAGAGCTGAAAACTGAGTTAGGATTTGATGCAGATGTGCCAATTATTGACCCTAAAACAGATGAGGAAGAAGGAAGAAGAAACCGATATGCTGAAATATTTTGGAAATCAAGACAACGTAAAGGAGTTACGTTTTTAGAGGCGCAAAAATGGATGCGTGAACGCAACTATTTTGCAGCAATGATGGTAAATTCAGGGGAGGCAGATGCATTAATTACAGGGTATTCAAGACCTTATCCTTCTGTGGTAAAGCCAATGTTAGAGTTGATTGAAAAAGATCAAGGAGTAACAAGGGTTGCAGCAACAAATATGATGCTAACGAAGCAAGGACCTATGTTCTTAGCAGATACTACAATTAATATCAATCCAACAGCAAAAGATTTAGCAAAAATTACACAATTAACATCTGTGTTGGCTAAAATGTTTGGAATGAAACCAAATGTTGCAATGTTAGGGTTTTCGAATTTTGGATCATCAAAAGCAGAAAGCTCAACTAAGATTAGAGAAGCAGTCTCTTACATTCACCGTCATTATCCAAATGTAGTGGTAGATGGTGAACTACAGGCAGATTTTGCTTTGAACCCAGAATTATTAGCAAAAGAATTTCCTTTCTCTAAGTTAAATGGGAAAAGAGCAAACGTATTAATTTTTCCTAATTTAGAGTCAGCTAACATTACTTATAAATTAATGAAAGCTGTTGATGAAGTAGAAACTATAGGGCCAATTTTATTAGGGATGAGCAAGCCAGTACACATTTTGCAATTGGGGGCGAGTGTAGATGAAATGGTAAATATGGCTGCAGTGGCAGTTGTAGATGCTCAAAACAAGGAAATGAAAGCTAAAACCAAGGTTTCTCAATAG
- a CDS encoding PAS domain-containing protein has protein sequence METTQRHIIDEEVQWDKTKTIVSKTDIYGTILYANDVFSNTCEYSTIELVGEPHNIIRHPDMPKVAFKVLWDALKKGENFHAIVKNLTRTGRYYWVITDFTIDKDEEGKIVGYTARRKAVPNGVVKKIEPIYKTLLDIEKLKGEKASEMYFDTYLKEEVGKTYNEFVVDLFNEELSKEETEKIKNETNPLKKGLNWFFFGETNPT, from the coding sequence ATGGAAACTACACAAAGACACATTATTGACGAAGAAGTACAATGGGATAAAACAAAAACCATTGTAAGTAAAACTGATATTTACGGAACTATTTTATATGCTAACGATGTTTTTTCTAACACCTGTGAATATAGTACCATTGAATTAGTTGGCGAACCTCATAATATTATTCGTCATCCAGATATGCCTAAAGTTGCTTTTAAAGTTTTATGGGACGCTCTTAAGAAAGGCGAAAACTTCCATGCAATTGTTAAAAACCTAACAAGAACCGGTAGGTATTACTGGGTTATTACCGATTTTACTATTGACAAAGATGAAGAAGGTAAAATTGTAGGATATACAGCTCGAAGAAAAGCCGTTCCTAACGGAGTGGTAAAAAAGATTGAACCTATATATAAAACACTGTTAGACATTGAAAAACTAAAAGGCGAAAAGGCAAGCGAAATGTATTTTGACACTTACTTAAAAGAAGAAGTTGGTAAAACATACAATGAATTTGTTGTTGATTTATTTAATGAAGAACTTTCTAAAGAGGAAACTGAAAAAATTAAAAACGAAACCAATCCTTTAAAGAAAGGACTGAACTGGTTTTTCTTCGGTGAAACAAACCCGACGTAA
- the sov gene encoding T9SS outer membrane translocon Sov/SprA: MNRLLTALTVLVSVVSFSQNTQKDSINAVKKDTVIPLKYNFKYNQNGTLYLNNPSQKVVTYDKALNKFMIVEKIGDYYVGTPIFMTPKEYNEYRLKNDLKDYFKEKVDATNPKKKGNEAARKNLLPKYYVNSKFFESVFGGNTVEVNPTGQINIKLGGVYQNNENPQISVENQSSFTFDFDQQISASLQAKVGKRLTVTANYDTQSTFDFQNIIKLEYTPTEDDIIRNIEAGNISMPIKNSLINGAQSLFGVKTELQFGKTYVTAAFSQQNSQSKTVVAEGGATIEPFELRASDYDNDRHFFLSQYFRENYKEALENYPLINSPINITRVEVWVTNRNQNVSDYRSIVALADLGESDDANEVNPAEITTTPGAISVNSEIIPYNGVNNLSSLLAANSGGIRDVATIDAAINGIGVPAQQGFNYTYLQNARRLQPNEFKLHSQLGFISLNRRLNDGEVLAVAFEYTVVGASNGETVFKVGEFSNDGIVAPANIAVKLLRSEILNTTRPGDDTEAFPTWRLMMKNVYALGAFPLQRDGFRFELLYRDDETGTLQNTLQKAQTPGITDKPLLRILNLDKLDQSEYAIPNGDGFFDYVEGITVNSERGYILFPEPEPFGNDLKDELTNPADQDKYVFEELYLTTKIQAKNEYQNLDKFFLKGYFKSETSRGISLGAFNVPRGSVRVTAGGRQLVEGIDYVVDYQLGRVQILDPGLEASGVPINASVENNTFFNQQRKTFIGIDVEHRFSEDFILGGTFLNVSEKPITPKVNLGGEPIDNIMLGLNLDYSSEVPYLTKLANKLPFVETEAPSNVSVRADMAYLLPGSPSGINVDGTATSYLDDFEASQIPINLNSPQQWFLASTPESQGFDGGTFGLEYNYKRGKLAWYNIDQLFYGSGNRPDNIDENELSRDEVRQIRYNELFPNTDLDITQQNLVRTLDLAYYPAERGPYNYNENANTVTAEERWGGIMRSLTTNNFEQANVEYIQFWLMDPYENYSITTEEGLPAGINPNDPTNQVGKLFINLGNVSEDILKDGRKQYENGLPADGQKADGGNIQTSIWGDTPINPSIIYAFDSSNDARTNQDIGLDGLNDEEERAKYPAFAGLDDPAGDNFQFFRGGAIENTNPSVLSRYKNFNGTEGNSPTASQSNESYPTSSTTYPDTEDINKDQTMNPVNSYFEYEVSLNKTDLVLGQNHIIDVKTQNVTLLNGATRTTKWYQFRIPVRNVTDAQKINGITDFNSIRFIRMFLTQFKMPVVLRFGELELVRGDWRRYTKTLPDTNIPSEDLDADELNKFEVGVVSIEQNQDRYQLPPGIQRERLQGTNRIQRQNEQSVTLKVTDLEADEVRTIYKNISIDMRRYKKLRMFLHAENQNSATGANDDEMVAIIRLGTDLNDNYYQVEKPLKISTSNASSLDVWPAENNLDIPLEELANLKIERPTGSNLTDVYSSTSSNGLKISVRGNPTLAQVRTVMLGVKNTVADDKTVEVWFNELRAVGFDNKGGWAAVVNADANMADVMDVSLAGRMSTIGFGNVEDRVQQRSIEEIKQYSVATNIQLGKMMPKKWNMQVPMNYSYGEEFRDPKYDPQFQDVELEDAIDKNPNSKNAQDYTRRKSISFINVKKNRNPESKKKPKFYDVENFSASYAHSEEFHKDYNIESYVNKNVMAGASYNFTFVPFNIEPFKKSEGFKNRYLQFIRDLNFNPVPKTIALNSRINRNYNSQQSRNLIIDPVNPLPAQPELIQRRFLFNWDYTIGFDLTKSLQLNFNATNNYIYDSFGEDEQLEVYDQFFSIGRPDNYHQKLNATYKLPLDKFPFLNFINADYGYTADFDWKAGSQSYIEQVGNMIQNANTHNLNTNIDFGRFYKIVGVDKLLLKGTKKQPTQKGTATLGGNQVAQKPQLKKKATFGQKLGKGVYDVLTSVKRAKISYSQNNGTLLQGYKPSVGFLGRNGFDGGLAPTLGFVFGSQTDILNTAIENGWLITRNAGDEYYSKNYSKTRYKKLDYNVSVKPFKDLTIDLRGNRIQTSNLTQQLDVVSNGSGGFEQDPNIKPFETGNYSISHFMLGTIFTDNETLYQNFLDYRSTISNRLSAETGLPNTGTAAYQTNGQQAMLPAFIAAYSGNSPNSVSTGIFKNIPIPNWTLRYNGFMKYKWFKKNFTSFTLSHGYKSSYTIGNYTNNLQYDSNNRETNINTSGNYQPELLISSATLIDEFSPLIKVDFRMKNSVSFKGEIRRDRSLTLNFNNNTLTDVKGTEYVLGFGYKIRDVKFVTRFTGKKETLKGDINLRADISLRDNLTLIRSVDEENSQITGGEKLFGLKFIADYNLSSNLTASFYYNHQTFEYAVSTTFPRQSINAGINLVYNLGN; encoded by the coding sequence ATGAATAGACTACTTACGGCACTTACTGTTTTAGTAAGTGTTGTTTCGTTTTCACAAAATACTCAAAAAGATAGCATTAACGCTGTTAAAAAAGATACTGTAATTCCCCTCAAATACAATTTTAAATACAATCAAAACGGAACACTTTACTTAAACAACCCTTCTCAAAAAGTAGTAACTTATGATAAGGCGTTGAATAAGTTTATGATTGTTGAAAAAATAGGAGACTACTATGTAGGTACCCCTATTTTTATGACACCTAAAGAGTATAATGAGTACCGTTTAAAAAATGATTTAAAAGATTACTTCAAAGAAAAAGTAGATGCTACTAATCCTAAAAAGAAAGGAAACGAAGCAGCTCGTAAAAATTTATTACCTAAATACTATGTAAATTCTAAGTTTTTTGAATCCGTTTTTGGAGGTAATACTGTTGAGGTAAACCCAACAGGACAAATAAATATTAAACTCGGAGGTGTATATCAAAACAATGAAAACCCTCAAATCTCTGTTGAAAATCAAAGCAGCTTTACATTTGATTTTGATCAACAAATTAGTGCGAGTTTACAAGCAAAAGTAGGTAAACGATTAACGGTAACGGCAAATTATGATACCCAATCTACTTTTGATTTTCAAAATATTATTAAGTTAGAATATACTCCAACTGAAGATGACATCATTAGAAATATCGAGGCGGGTAATATTAGTATGCCAATTAAAAACTCACTTATTAATGGAGCACAATCGTTATTTGGAGTAAAAACAGAGTTACAGTTTGGTAAAACATACGTAACTGCTGCATTCTCACAGCAAAATTCACAATCTAAAACAGTAGTTGCTGAAGGTGGAGCAACCATAGAACCATTTGAATTAAGAGCATCTGATTACGATAATGATAGACACTTCTTTTTATCACAATACTTTAGAGAAAATTACAAAGAAGCTTTAGAGAATTATCCTTTAATTAACAGCCCTATAAATATTACAAGGGTTGAGGTATGGGTAACTAACAGAAATCAAAATGTAAGTGATTATAGAAGTATTGTAGCTCTTGCCGATTTAGGAGAATCTGATGATGCAAATGAGGTAAATCCTGCTGAAATAACAACAACACCAGGAGCTATATCAGTTAACTCTGAAATTATACCTTATAATGGAGTGAATAATTTGAGTTCATTATTAGCAGCAAATTCTGGAGGAATAAGAGATGTAGCAACGATTGATGCAGCCATTAACGGTATAGGAGTACCGGCACAACAAGGGTTTAACTATACATATTTACAAAATGCTCGTAGATTACAACCTAATGAATTTAAACTACACTCACAGTTAGGTTTCATCTCATTAAATAGAAGGTTGAATGATGGAGAGGTTTTAGCAGTGGCTTTTGAGTATACTGTAGTAGGAGCCTCTAATGGAGAAACAGTATTTAAAGTAGGAGAATTTTCAAACGATGGAATTGTAGCGCCAGCAAATATTGCAGTTAAGTTATTGCGTAGTGAAATTTTAAATACGACAAGACCAGGAGATGATACGGAAGCTTTTCCAACTTGGCGATTAATGATGAAAAACGTATATGCACTTGGAGCATTTCCGCTACAACGTGACGGATTTCGTTTTGAATTATTGTATCGTGATGATGAAACAGGAACGCTACAAAATACTCTGCAAAAAGCACAAACTCCTGGGATAACTGATAAGCCATTACTACGTATTTTAAACTTAGATAAATTAGATCAAAGTGAATATGCTATTCCTAATGGAGATGGTTTCTTTGATTATGTTGAAGGAATTACAGTAAATTCTGAAAGAGGGTATATTTTATTTCCTGAACCAGAACCATTTGGTAATGATTTAAAAGACGAACTTACTAACCCAGCAGATCAAGATAAGTATGTGTTTGAAGAGTTGTATTTAACTACAAAAATTCAAGCTAAAAACGAGTATCAGAACTTAGATAAATTCTTCTTAAAAGGATATTTTAAATCAGAAACGAGTAGAGGTATTTCTCTTGGAGCTTTTAATGTTCCTAGAGGTTCTGTACGAGTTACAGCAGGAGGAAGACAACTGGTTGAAGGAATAGATTATGTGGTAGATTATCAGTTGGGTCGTGTGCAAATTTTAGACCCAGGTTTAGAAGCATCTGGAGTACCAATTAATGCATCTGTAGAAAATAATACATTCTTTAATCAACAACGAAAAACATTTATTGGAATTGATGTTGAACATCGTTTTTCTGAAGATTTTATTTTAGGGGGAACTTTTTTAAATGTTAGTGAAAAGCCAATTACGCCTAAGGTAAATTTAGGAGGAGAACCTATAGATAATATCATGTTAGGGTTGAATTTAGATTATTCTTCAGAAGTACCTTATTTAACAAAACTAGCAAATAAATTACCTTTTGTTGAAACAGAAGCACCGTCTAATGTTTCGGTTAGAGCGGATATGGCTTATTTATTACCAGGATCTCCTAGTGGAATAAATGTAGATGGTACTGCGACATCGTATTTAGATGATTTTGAAGCTTCACAAATACCCATTAATTTAAATTCACCACAGCAATGGTTTTTAGCCAGTACACCAGAATCTCAAGGTTTTGATGGAGGTACTTTTGGTTTAGAGTATAATTACAAAAGAGGAAAATTAGCTTGGTATAATATAGATCAGTTATTCTATGGAAGCGGAAACAGACCAGATAATATTGATGAGAATGAACTATCTAGAGATGAGGTACGTCAAATTCGTTACAATGAATTATTTCCTAACACAGACCTAGATATTACACAGCAAAACTTAGTTAGAACTCTAGATTTAGCTTATTACCCTGCAGAAAGAGGTCCGTACAACTATAATGAGAATGCAAATACCGTTACAGCTGAAGAGCGTTGGGGAGGTATTATGCGATCGTTAACAACAAACAATTTTGAACAAGCAAATGTTGAGTATATCCAGTTTTGGTTAATGGACCCATATGAAAACTACTCAATTACAACTGAAGAAGGTTTACCAGCGGGAATTAACCCTAATGATCCAACGAATCAAGTAGGAAAGTTATTTATAAACTTGGGTAACGTTTCTGAAGATATTTTAAAAGATGGAAGAAAGCAATATGAAAATGGACTTCCTGCCGATGGACAAAAAGCTGATGGAGGTAATATCCAGACTTCTATTTGGGGAGATACACCTATAAACCCTTCTATTATATATGCTTTTGATTCTAGTAATGATGCGAGAACAAATCAAGATATTGGTTTAGATGGGTTAAACGATGAAGAGGAAAGAGCAAAATATCCAGCATTTGCTGGGTTAGATGATCCAGCGGGAGATAATTTTCAATTTTTTAGAGGAGGGGCTATAGAAAATACCAATCCATCAGTTTTATCTAGATATAAAAACTTTAACGGGACAGAAGGTAACTCACCAACAGCGAGTCAATCAAACGAATCGTACCCAACATCATCAACAACATATCCAGATACAGAAGATATCAATAAGGATCAAACAATGAATCCTGTAAATAGTTATTTTGAGTACGAGGTTTCGTTGAATAAAACAGATTTAGTATTAGGTCAAAATCATATTATTGATGTTAAAACACAAAATGTAACACTTTTAAATGGAGCAACAAGAACCACTAAGTGGTATCAATTTAGAATACCAGTTAGAAATGTTACCGATGCTCAAAAAATTAATGGAATTACTGATTTTAATAGTATTCGTTTTATACGAATGTTTTTAACGCAATTCAAAATGCCAGTAGTATTACGTTTTGGAGAGTTAGAATTGGTAAGAGGAGATTGGCGTCGTTACACAAAAACATTACCAGACACTAATATTCCTTCTGAAGATTTAGATGCAGATGAATTAAACAAGTTTGAGGTAGGAGTAGTAAGTATTGAACAAAATCAAGATCGTTATCAATTACCACCGGGAATTCAAAGAGAGCGTTTACAAGGAACCAATAGAATCCAACGTCAAAATGAGCAATCTGTAACGTTAAAGGTAACTGACTTAGAAGCTGACGAGGTTAGAACGATTTATAAAAATATTAGTATTGATATGCGTAGGTATAAAAAACTACGTATGTTTTTACATGCAGAAAATCAAAATAGTGCAACCGGAGCTAATGATGATGAAATGGTTGCTATTATACGTTTAGGTACAGATTTAAACGATAACTATTACCAAGTAGAAAAGCCATTAAAAATATCTACATCAAACGCATCATCTTTAGATGTTTGGCCAGCAGAAAACAATTTAGATATTCCGTTAGAAGAATTAGCTAACTTAAAAATTGAAAGACCTACAGGAAGTAACCTTACTGATGTGTATTCGTCAACAAGTTCTAATGGATTAAAAATTTCTGTGAGAGGTAATCCAACATTAGCACAAGTAAGAACAGTAATGTTAGGGGTGAAAAATACTGTTGCTGACGATAAAACTGTAGAAGTTTGGTTTAACGAATTACGTGCAGTAGGCTTTGATAATAAAGGTGGATGGGCAGCTGTGGTAAATGCAGATGCTAATATGGCCGATGTGATGGATGTGTCTTTAGCAGGAAGAATGTCAACCATAGGTTTTGGTAATGTAGAAGATCGTGTACAACAAAGAAGTATTGAGGAGATAAAACAATATAGTGTAGCAACAAATATTCAGTTAGGTAAAATGATGCCTAAAAAATGGAACATGCAAGTGCCAATGAATTATAGCTATGGAGAAGAATTTAGAGATCCAAAATACGATCCACAATTTCAAGATGTAGAATTAGAAGACGCTATTGACAAAAACCCAAATAGTAAAAATGCCCAAGACTATACAAGAAGAAAAAGCATTAGTTTTATCAATGTAAAAAAGAATAGAAACCCAGAAAGTAAAAAGAAACCTAAATTTTATGATGTAGAGAATTTCTCTGCTTCGTATGCACATAGTGAAGAGTTTCACAAAGATTACAATATTGAAAGTTATGTAAACAAAAATGTAATGGCAGGCGCTAGTTATAATTTTACTTTTGTTCCTTTTAATATAGAACCATTTAAAAAATCAGAAGGATTTAAAAATAGATACTTACAATTTATAAGAGATCTAAACTTTAATCCGGTGCCAAAAACAATAGCATTAAACTCAAGAATTAACAGAAATTATAATAGTCAGCAGTCAAGAAACTTAATTATTGACCCAGTAAATCCGTTACCTGCACAACCTGAGTTAATTCAACGAAGATTTTTATTTAATTGGGATTATACAATCGGTTTTGACTTAACTAAATCGCTACAATTAAACTTCAATGCAACAAACAACTATATATACGATAGTTTTGGGGAAGATGAACAATTAGAAGTTTACGATCAGTTTTTTAGTATAGGAAGACCAGATAATTATCATCAGAAGTTAAACGCAACTTATAAACTACCATTAGATAAATTCCCTTTTCTAAATTTTATCAATGCAGATTATGGTTATACAGCTGATTTTGATTGGAAGGCAGGATCGCAAAGTTATATTGAGCAAGTTGGGAACATGATTCAGAATGCCAATACCCACAACTTAAATACTAATATAGATTTCGGTCGTTTTTATAAAATTGTGGGAGTAGATAAACTATTATTAAAAGGAACAAAAAAGCAACCGACTCAAAAAGGAACAGCTACATTAGGAGGAAATCAAGTGGCGCAAAAACCACAGCTTAAAAAGAAAGCTACTTTTGGTCAGAAATTAGGAAAAGGAGTATATGATGTATTAACATCGGTAAAAAGAGCAAAAATCAGTTACTCTCAAAATAATGGAACTTTACTACAAGGATATAAACCTTCAGTTGGATTTTTAGGAAGAAATGGTTTTGATGGAGGCTTAGCTCCAACATTAGGATTTGTGTTTGGTAGTCAAACGGATATTTTAAATACAGCTATTGAGAATGGATGGTTAATTACCAGAAATGCTGGAGATGAATATTATAGTAAAAATTACTCTAAAACAAGATATAAAAAACTAGACTATAACGTATCTGTAAAACCTTTTAAAGATTTAACTATTGATTTACGAGGGAACAGAATTCAAACAAGTAATTTAACACAACAGTTGGATGTTGTTTCAAATGGTAGCGGAGGTTTTGAGCAAGATCCAAATATTAAACCTTTTGAAACAGGTAATTATAGTATAAGTCATTTTATGTTAGGAACTATTTTTACAGATAATGAAACATTGTATCAAAATTTCTTAGACTATAGGAGTACTATTTCTAATAGATTATCAGCTGAAACAGGCTTACCTAATACAGGTACAGCAGCATACCAAACAAATGGACAGCAAGCAATGTTACCAGCGTTTATTGCAGCATATTCAGGTAACAGCCCAAATTCAGTAAGTACAGGAATCTTTAAAAACATACCAATTCCAAACTGGACATTACGTTATAATGGATTTATGAAGTATAAGTGGTTTAAGAAGAATTTTACTTCGTTTACCTTATCACATGGGTATAAATCGTCATATACTATAGGTAATTATACGAATAACCTGCAATACGATTCTAATAATAGAGAAACAAATATAAATACTTCTGGTAATTATCAACCAGAACTCTTAATTTCGTCGGCAACTTTAATTGATGAATTTTCACCATTAATTAAAGTAGATTTTAGAATGAAAAATTCAGTTTCATTCAAAGGAGAGATAAGAAGAGACAGATCTTTAACATTAAATTTTAACAATAATACTTTAACAGATGTTAAAGGAACAGAATATGTTTTAGGATTTGGATATAAGATAAGAGATGTTAAATTTGTCACCAGATTTACAGGGAAGAAAGAAACTTTAAAAGGAGATATAAATTTAAGAGCTGATATATCGTTAAGAGACAACTTAACATTGATAAGAAGCGTAGATGAAGAGAATAGTCAGATTACAGGAGGTGAGAAATTATTTGGATTAAAATTTATTGCCGACTATAATTTAAGTAGCAATTTAACAGCATCTTTTTATTATAATCACCAAACGTTTGAATACGCAGTTTCTACAACTTTTCCAAGACAATCTATTAATGCAGGAATTAATTTAGTATACAACTTAGGAAATTAA
- the ruvA gene encoding Holliday junction branch migration protein RuvA, with amino-acid sequence MITQIRGKLVEKNPTYAVVDCNGVGYLMHISLNTYSSLPNDEYVLLYTHLSIREDAHTLYGFSTKTEREVFRLLTSVSGVGPSTARTMLSSMTSQEVSQAIASEDVKLIQTVKGIGAKTAQRVIVDLKDKVLKTFDIDEVSVVQNNTNKEEALSALEVLGFARKQADKVIGNILKETPDASVEKLIKQALKNL; translated from the coding sequence ATGATAACACAAATAAGGGGAAAACTTGTGGAAAAAAATCCTACATACGCTGTTGTAGATTGCAATGGAGTAGGATATTTAATGCATATTTCTTTAAACACATATTCATCATTACCAAACGATGAATATGTGTTATTGTATACACACTTATCTATTAGAGAAGATGCTCATACGTTGTATGGGTTTTCAACAAAAACAGAACGAGAAGTTTTTAGGTTATTAACCTCAGTTTCAGGTGTAGGACCAAGCACTGCACGAACAATGCTATCTTCAATGACTTCACAAGAAGTTTCACAAGCAATAGCTTCTGAAGATGTGAAACTAATTCAAACAGTTAAAGGTATTGGAGCCAAAACAGCACAACGAGTTATTGTTGATTTAAAAGATAAGGTATTAAAAACCTTTGATATTGACGAAGTTTCTGTGGTACAGAACAATACAAATAAAGAAGAAGCGTTATCAGCTTTAGAGGTTCTTGGATTTGCGCGGAAGCAAGCTGACAAGGTAATAGGGAATATATTAAAAGAAACACCTGATGCAAGTGTTGAAAAACTTATAAAACAGGCGTTAAAAAATTTATAA